The Cryptomeria japonica chromosome 9, Sugi_1.0, whole genome shotgun sequence DNA segment CACTTGGATCTCACCACCTATGTGTTCTCCCACCCACACAACACCGAAATAGCAATCATTGATGCGCAATCTAACGCGCAGCTCTCCTACAGAACGCTACGCCACAATGTCAGAGCCCTGGCCACTGGTTTGCAGCGTCTCGGGATTCGAAAGCGCGACGTGGTGCTCATCATCTTGCCCAACATCATACACGTCCCCAGTATATACCTAGCCATAGTCTCCATAGGAGCCATATTAACCACCGCTAATCCGCTCAACACAGAGATCGAGATACGAAAGCAAGTCGCGGATTCGAATCCCGTCCTGGCCTTCGCAGCCCCAGAATTCGCTCACAAGGCCCGTGCGGCCAAACTGCCTGTCGTTCTCACACAGTCAACGAACCTAACTGCAAATGACTCTGAATATGTTGCTACGCTTCACGAGCTCTTTCAGTCCGATGTTAATAACTTCCAGCCAGTTGACATACAACAGGAGGACACCGCCACGCTTCTCTACTCCTCGGGGACAACAGGAAAGAGCAAAGGAGTGGTTGCGACTCACAGAAATCATATTGCTATGGTGGCGGGGTTTGTAAACAGTATCGATACACAAAACATAATTACTCTATGCACCATGCCATTGTTTCACGTCTATGGGTTTTTCTACTCGGTTAGCTCCGTTGCAACGGGTACGAAGCTGGTTTTGATGGCCAAATTTGACTTTGCCCAGATGCTTGCCAATGTTGAGCGCTATAAAGTAACAAGTCTGCCTGTTGCTCCACCGATTTTTGTGGCCTTAACCAAATCGCCAATTGTTACGAAGTATGATTTGTCTTCGCTTAAACGCATTGGCTCAGGCGGAGCCCCGCTGGGAAAAGAGACTATTGACGAGTTCATGGCATTGTTCCCTAATATTGAAGTTTCACAGGTAATCCAATTTCTGtctcttcaaattcatttgaagagCACAAATTTCTGTTTGGTTTAGGagcacaaaaaaaaagagaaagatggGCTGACACAAATCAAGCACATCTTTCTACTTAAATGCGTGTACGAGATAGAGGAGCTAATGCGCATGAAGATTTTCGGCGGTTCAACATTTTTAGGCTTTATAATTTATGAATTCTCGATGCTTAAGTGATACCATTTGATTACGCGTGAGAAATGATCCACGAGAATCTCTCTCTGATGGGCTGGAATGGTACACAGTATATGAATACTGGCAAGAGGTTGGCTTGAGTACCACAGCTTCATAGACTATTGAATCAGGTGCTgcaaattcaattttgaaattgtCACAGCAATATAATTATTGCAGAATGTAATCCCACGAATGGGGAAAACTCCAGCAAGAGTGAGGTCTAATGGCCTCCTCACCCATTATCTCCATAACTGAAATTACATCTTAGGCCTCATAAGGGGCACGCACCGAGCCTAGATAACAATAGGTTCATTCCCCAAAACCTCTGCTGGCTCCCAAAGACACTCTCTTCTGCTTACTATGGTTTGTACAAAACTGAAAACATATTCAAAAGATCACAACTAAGCATCTCATACAAATGGGCTCTAAAACAGGTTTTTAATGGATCTTCCAGGATTATGGGGCTTCTTGGACCTTCCCAGATCGTTCCTTGGGCTCACATAGGAGTCTCGTCGACCTCTATGATTTTTGGGCCTTCCACAAACCTCTAGTGACCTTGGATGCACAACTATCTTCCTCTAATGCTCGCCCTTGTCTATTTTCTCCTCCTTTATGCTTCATGACATTTGAAACAAATATACAGATTTAAAATAACCCAGAACGAAACTGAATGGTCGAAGGAAATGGTTGAACTTAGGTATTTGAACTGCTAACAATTGTTTTTTGTTGCATGACAAAACTATTTTTTGAAACTCTGATGTCAAATCATACAGTTCAGAGTCAGCTAAAAATAGTGTATTGCCATCTTTCAGCAGTTAAGACTATTCATTCCAGATTTAATGCAGCAACCAAAGAATTATTCTTTAGAAGAATTTATACTCAGTTTTGAAGTGCCAAACTGGAGTCTAATTTAGGAGTTTTAAGTCGGTTTAGGGTTGCTGAGTTTAGAGACTATTTTTAGGTTGTCATGTTGTTTAAGTTTGTTGCTGATTTAAGGAATAAGTAGTCGCTAATTTTTAATGCAGTTTTTTTTATAGTTTACTGTCTGATATTTTTATAAGTCTTTGTCCTGTTTTTGCCTTTTGGTGCTGTCCATTTTTTAGTTTTAAACTTTTTATGGACCAGCTAGGAGTCGAACCTAGGACCTCCCACTTGCAACACCACTGAGTGATTGGCCCTCTTGGTGGCTGGTCCATATTTGGTTCCAGTGTTATTCACTTTCCAACACCCTCCCTTGAGCCACACTACAAGACCTTAAGGATCCTAGCTTAACTTACTTGGCTCTGCTGACCTGGCCtcaataccatgttaaatttttcaTGGACCAGCTAAGAGCTGAACATGGGATCTCCCATTTACTTATGgggtgctctaccattgagctaccgGTCTTTTTGATGACTGGTCGATCTTTGGTTTGCGTGTGGCTCATTTCCAACAGTCAAGACTGCTGCTCCACTCACATGAAACTCCCACTTACTAGGATGAAATTACCCTGGTGGTTGCCAAACTGCCACTGGTGTATGACCTGTTGTTTTGTACAAAAAATGGACTAAGATTTTTCAAGATTTCTCAACTGCCAAGGCTGGTTGAGAGATGTTCCATACCATCTTGACCTCCAACAACCTTAGCCTCAGATTCTGTCAAACAACTTCCTTCACCTAGAATGTCTTCGAAACAATGTTCTCCTTCAGCCACAATAGTTGGGCAACTAGAACTGTTTTTTTGTGGACTCTGTTTTTGGATCATTAGTCTGCTTGGCACTTTAGAGTTGAACAGGCAGCTAGGCAACTCAACACTTAACCCATTCATATTTGTTTGGATAAACTCACTCATGCTAAACtgtttttcttttcatattttCAATGGCTATCTCTTCCATTCTTTCATTCCAATCCACTATTTTCTCATTCTAGAAGTATCTGATACTCAACAATCCAATCAACAATGTGTAGATTTACATTCATTTTGAAGTCCACAAGAGAAATTGGTGCAACTTGCTGAACATCTTTAGcattacaatcatttttttgttCTCCAAGGACTTCTTCACCTCCAAGGTAGTAATCTATTCACCTTCAATGTAGTATATAATGCCCTCTActtattcttctcccaaaatatttTTGGCTTCTTAGTATCGAAATACTCTCCTTGGACAAGAGATTCTTTCATCTTTTGCAAGGTCTTCTTGCTCCAAGAAATCTTCTCTCTTCATCCTAGCTATGCATGGTATGATCCTTGCTATTTTTCTCccctgcttttttttttttttttaaaacctacGCCTAGTAAAAATTTACGTGACCAATGACGCTGACACAGCACGCCCTCCGGCTCTACGTGAAAcgcttttgacccagagctatgaaccggtgaggccacaaataGGGGACCTCATCCGCAAACTTCACTAGATCAAACCCACGAGCCCAACAGCCCAGCGAAAGCACAAGGcatgcgagcacaatggcccagcatggatttgaaccttggtggctgcttcaccaacaaagtgtctTAACCGCGACACTACACGTCCAAAGACATTTTTCTCCCTTCCTCATCTATATGATATTGAGGAATTTCTTCCTTATTTGCCTTCATTCAAGTCTTTAATGCTCTCTATAATTTTTCTCCTTAGTttcttcatttttttgcttttctatTTCTCTTTCTTCCTTTCCTATGTGTAAAAACCTCCATTTTGAATCTTTCGTTACTTGAAGGTACCTTTTCACCCTTTGATCAATTTCTTGAATCATCTTAATGCACCTTTGTGCAAATTAATGTTTATTCAAGCATACAAATGGTCCTTtgcttgaacaaattcttcattttccctcAGGTGTATAAATATTCAGCTTTAAAATCACAGATATCAACactaaaaaaaatatttgtttaccTTTACATGCAAGGAGCAACCATAGTTTTACTCAGTAAATTCTGTCAACTAAGTTTGTTCTCACAGCATCTttgaatgctctgataccaaaaatgATGCAGcaactctgatacaaattgatccAACAGCTCTGTTGTAGGACCAAGTTTTTGTATAATCTTTGTTTTTCCCAGCACTAGGGCATCTCAAACAATACAACAAAAATGTACTTATCTGTGTGCTACTTTCTGCTCCTTGCCTATGCCCTGCTTTCTTTCTCCTCCGAGATGTGCTCTGGTTGTGATTAGGGATTAGTGATGCTTTTGTTTCATTTTATTCGTTAGCTGGGTGAGTGGGGCTGTTTCCTCTCTTTGAAAGATTACATCAAAACTTATACCAAAAATTGGCTTCTAAAGCCatataaataaaatagatttattcttACTTAAATCTATTTAGCTAGACTCAAAACTAAAAATATAACTGGATATATCACGCTTACTCTTTTCCTTATCCACCAAGAAACCTCCTTTATTTCCCCTTTATTTtacttcctcaaaacctattttatgcTTTAATCGttaagcattaaaattttaaaaattcatctTATAGTTTGTTGaagtgctcctgcatcaatatcTGCAACATAAGTTTGCAATCTTCTTTTTGTCATTTACAAAAAACGAATCTCTGGCCCTCGAGGCAATTCACAGTGGATCTGAAAAGACTCATAGATTTGAAAAAGAATTCACAATTGCACTTCTAGCGAGTACATAAAATGACAAGATACTTTCTTAAGAAGGTATGGTGCTGATTCAGGCCAAATCTAAGAGCAATATGGCTGCTGCACTTGGCCACAGAGCTTTCACAGGCGCCTGATCTGCCATATTCCAGCTCAAAACACACCATTTAATTTGAGCCTTAAAGGATTATTATAGCTTCTGTAAAATTAAAGCCTTATTGTACTTGTCTGAAGAGTCCTTTTGTGACATTTAGGGTTATTTTGTCATAACTAATGTATTCTGAATTATCACTGTATAATTGATGGCAGCTGACTGCATAACTTATGACTCGCCTGAAACCGATGTTTAAACAAATGATTGCATCAAGATAAGACCAAACTATCCTAGGGGTCTGCACAATTTATTGATTCCTATGCATCTCTGTCAATTTTCTATACAACTAAAAGATTCATGCGTAGCTGATTTGCCCCACCACAACTACATAGGAATACTAATGTTCAACTCTAGGTTATATCTTTCAGAGTTCATATCAGAGATTAGGTATCCAAATATTACACTGTGATAAGAATACTCTACACAGTGGTGGTATGCTATGATATAGTACAAATTTTCCCCTAGAGTCTCCACCAAAGTCTAAGGCTATCTATTATGCCAAAGTCTTTTTTAACTTGCATACTGTCTCATCCCTCTCTCATACACGTAAAACCTTCTGATCCAAGATGCTCCACTGAACTTGCCAACAGAACAACACTGCTTTGTTGCTCGGTTTCCATTATTGGCTTTTCTCTCTTCATTTATGAATCACAAATTAATAAATgaagattttttaataaaaaatttaacctGGTTTTGGACTTATTGCTTGAACAAAAGGCTGATTGAATATTCTGGATACTGTATAGGGTTATGGATTGACAGAGTCTAGTGGAGCAGTAACGTTCACATCAACTggtgaagaaaagaaaaagtatgGGACAGCAGGGTTGCTGGCAGCAAATGTGGAAGCCAAGATAGTGGACGTTGTTAGTAAAAAAGCTTTGCCTCCGAATCAACGAGGTGAACTCTGGTTGAGAGGGCCTACAATTATGAAAGGTATTCCTACCACCTATCAGCATTAGACTGTATGTTGAATTAATTTCTTTCCTTTGTGATCTATGCTGAAAATCAATTTCAATCATGGTTCCAATACTGTTTTGAAGTGGCCCAATACGTACATGTTTTCTTTGATTGGTAAGTTCCCCTTGCAGATAGATCCTACGAGTAAGAGGTATGTTCATGTGATTATATTACTGATTGTGTGTTTTCATGTTTTTCATTGTATAAGAGAAGCGTATGTATGTATAGGCAAAATGTCTTACAATGTCATTTAGTCTTCCTACCTGTTTACTTTTATTTGGTGTTAGCTATGATTTACTCAATTAGTTTTTGCTTTTATCTTTCCATATACCTTTAAATTGATTGCTATCTACTCTATAGTTGCATTTCTCCAGATCAAGTTAGACTCAGAAAACCAAAAGCATAAATGAAATGCAATTTTTTGGGACTTAATTGAGAAAAACTCAGTAAACTAAGAAGTGCTGAATAATTCATTAAAAAAGGGAAATCATGCTGGTTTTTGTTATTTCAAGCCAACCAAAGGGAATAAAATGCTATTTTTGTTATTTCTAGCCAAATAAAGGGAAAAAATGCTGCTAGGAACACTAAATAACATTGTGAGATTTTATACATATATGCACAGTATGTGCTTCTCTTATGCAATGAAAACAATAACATGTAGAAACACATTCAACAATATGGCCATGTTGTATCTTGTCCATCAAATTCACCCAGGGCTTGCACTTGGATTCATTTGTTTGGGTTTCTCACACCCATAATTAGATGTATCTGATTCAACATTCAACATTTGTATGCATGAGCATGGAATATGTCTCTTGGTGATTTTAACATGATACTCCACAACAGAAATTAGGATGATTTACTGCTTGAGCTCGTCTTATTTAACCCAATATCTACATGTTTTAGCACTTTGTACTCTTGGTGAAAAGGGACAGATTCAACTCCTTAAATAGTTATTAACAAGTCTCAGTAATTTtaaaataatcaacaaaattggCTCTTGCAAGAAACATGTACTTTCTTAGATGTTACAgttctcttctttctcaagtctTTTGACAAAATCATCACATGCCAGTCACAAAACGTGCCTCGGTTATGTGGTTTGAATCAGCATTGAGGCAACTTAAGTTATTGTGGAGGTTTTGGACTAACTATAATTTGACATCAAAGGTAATAATGAGTTTTCAATATTTTGTAAGTGGTTTGAATTTGATTATTTGACTCAGCCTTAAAATCGACTCATGTTGAGTTACTTATTTCCATTTCAAAAGTGACCAAATGACAAAATGGGATGGCCTATGGTATTTCATTCAACCTTGCTTAGGACTATTTCATCAAACTTGTGTTTTCAAGAGAATGCTAATGCAAGGGAACAAGATATTTTAAACGAATTGTTCACTTGGTCTCTGGTTTTACTTGTTTACAGTTATATGGATTTTTTACTCAATCCTCTATATATTATTGACATACAATAAACACTAATAGATTAGGCTTTCCGATTCATTTATACTCTGCTGGGACTTTAAATGAAATGATTCCTTTCCATACTGATTCATACCAAAAGTTTATAGTTCACTCATGCTAACATATTGTTTTGGATGCATTTAAGGGAAAAGCTTAAAGAGTCGGTGTGTTGTAATCAACACAGCCTATTTAAATGGGAGTATGGGTCTCTTTTGGAATGATAAACTTTATTCATCACAATCCTGTGTGTCTACTCAAAAAGACGGGTctgtatttatttttctttttgttgaggATCTTTGGGTCTCTAAATAAATGTATAAAAGTATCTAGAAACTTTCTTTACATTTTCAGATATGCCTAATGTTTCGAAACATTTCTGATATGCTTAGGGGGCATTTCCATTTCAgaagtgaaaaaacaaaaaaagggcCAGCCTATGGTACTTCATTCAACTTTTCTGAGGACTGTTTGATCAAACTTGTGTTTTTAGAAGAATTCTAATGCCAGGGAACATAGTCTTTAAACAACTTGTTCACTTGGTATCTGTTTTACTCGTTTACAGTTACATAATTTCTAGCATCATCCTCTATATTGACATGCAATCAGAAATGATGGATTAGGCTTTCCAATTCATTGATACTCTGCCTGGATTTGAATGAGTTAATTCCTTTCCATACTGATTCGTCCCAAAAGTTTCTAGTTCAGCAATGCAAACATATTGTTTTGGGTGCATTTAAGGGAGTAGCTTAACATGCCTGTGTGTTGTAATCAACTTACTGCCCATTTAAATGAGAACCTGGGTCTCTATGGAACCATTAATATTCATCGCAACTCCTATGCGTCTACTAATAGAGAATGTCTCTGTATGTATTTTTCCTTATTTTAAGGATCATTGGATCTTTAAATAAAATAGAGAATATAGAGAGTGCTCTTCAAGtttaacaattgatattagagcaaGGTTGTAGCATTGATTGTAGACATCATTGTTAAAATCTAAAAGGCTGTGAGAATTTCATTTTTTACAATAGATTTGTATTGTAGTAAGTAGCATGAAGAAATTTGTAATTCTGAATAAAAAGAGGTCTTGGATTAAAATATAAGTCTTTggtattaataaatattaaagcaAGGAGCTACAAAAAAAGGCAAGAAATCTTGTGAATTATTttgattgtaactaggtagaatgcggattccaattgccttaaggcaacattggaatccgccaagggctgggcccttctcctCTCACATGCTTctcttagggctgggcccttctcatcccacacgccactcttagggctgggccctatacatCATGCACTCCTTAACACCACGCTACTCCTCAATACCACGCTACATGCAAGATAACATGCTTACatgaatagggccgaccctatctaaTAAAGGGTTTCGGTTAAAGTGATGCAAATAAATTAAAGGTTATTAATTCATCATAAGCCGACTTGATTAGGAGTGGTTGCTCTCCTATAAATAAGACATATACCTCTCACAATATTATTAATGCAGTTTCAAGTAAATGCGAAATATATCCTTCTTGGGTAGCGAACTCCTTTGCAAGCAGCAGATCACAGCGAACTTCATTCATAGGCAGCAGATTATCAGTTAGGTCACAGCGAACTCCATGTATGTGCTGATCTAATTGGTGATCACAGCGAGCTCCATGTCGTGCAGATCTAATTGGTGATCACAGAGAACTCCATGTATGTGCAGATCTAATTGGTGATCACAGTGAACTCCATGTATGTGCAGCAGATCTAATTGGTGATCACAAGTTATCATCAAAGACAAGGATCTCCATTGAAGGCTCAAGCAAAGGACTGTGAACTAGTTAAAAGGTGCATGCACAGCAAGACAAGTTAGAAGGACTGTAAATCATGATCACTGTCAACAAACTAGCTGTGTAATCTTCTATAtcatcttccttgtgactgcaacttctatactccagataagtgtgtaattgtcaattgaatctaaaaccataatcagatctgaggatcttttctggctgggtttttcctcctaggaggttttcccagggtaactttgTCTTGTCTCTTCTGCATTCATTtcttactatgcttaaatctgaaaaccaataaatctaattaacctagttagaaacaaattctgattttctgagtttcatctaatctgaaagtactaaaatcaACAAATTAAACACATTGATGGATACTTATTAAAATAGTGCCTTCTTGCTAAAACTAAAGGCATCGCCATATTAAAACAGATGGGAGCTCATATTATATATAATTGGGAATAATTTTTGATGTGCTAGcaattttttagaatttttctaGAATAAAAAATCATACATTGGGTGCCATCTCCATAAAGTTAGTCGATGTTTACAACTTTGGAGAATGGCATCAACAAATGAAAAGCTTTTAGCTGTTGTCAAACTTTACCTCCATCGTTGATTATACTAGAACAAGACTATAATGTCCTCTTTTTGTGATTACCCTAGAATTTGCCTTAGAATCACAAATTCCATTCAAATAAGAGATATAAGATAGTTAGGGTTataactttatctttagaaatgtCTTTTAACAGGATAAACCCTGCTTTGAGTCCtacaacctgttgacgtgtattttatacacaatcatacacagaataaaataccaataggtatcttatcctctcttgagaaaatagtctctaactgctgaagatctgcaaaaaggatcagttagatggactccaaggttcctttagtggggtctccacgtgtggacaagctccagtggtatgatgtgatttgctggaatcacaaggggacttacattgaacttccgatctgctttgctggacacaggctctgactaacttagattaaaaaaaaaaaaatggaaaaaggataagggcgaagagaggatctaatcctaatactaagaatgtaggagcaatgattaatttttgatgaaactctaactaggtcttgttttgacatcaatggaacatctacacaagactagtgcgatcttctatgggaagctttatgatgttcaaatcatcaccgcaggcatagataccatccaagttgatgcatatcaatgaagaggcgacaaattgaaattgagcttaggctgaacgattccagttgactacgcaaggcaagtctgcaatcaacaaactgctagtagtatggatatacgaatttcaccatcaatcaagcacatttcctccattcatctaattatctaccatctaagattgaagactcaacaagaaaccatgcaaattgcaagaaaacgacatatttcaccattacttcaatgaaaatggagtttgtttacaatcaatggcaacaatttcttgccttgtcctcctattctactctaattgctattctatcaactatattctaactcttccaactatttacaactctctctaatcatcctttacaaatgaaatgtttgggcttatatagtgcccacaatacaatttgatggcttagatcaattcaagatcaatggccaagattttacaatgaaaaccctaattagggtttgttacaaccattacataacattcaatgtttgaccaatgataaaattgtattgcttggacacatgtcccttctagaaaaatcgaccaatggaccgccagggtaggtacatcggagtttgtgccaccttccatgagttaagtacattgaatctggtcatgctgaggtggaacacactgactggagaaatgatgactaggacgccacctcatctaacacttgtaacttggtagatattcatcttgatgttgttgagaaacttgctttaattaattcctctggatctattttgcttcttcaacgagcccttgttctaactccttgcgtccttgatgtgcaggaagatgatgtacctcgccttggaacgctggattgaaagaggtcgcccatgtcctggCTAAGACCGTCCCGACGAAGACCGTCCTGGCTaagaccgtcctggatccggcttgattttccttgatgagacctcc contains these protein-coding regions:
- the LOC131050656 gene encoding probable CoA ligase CCL5, producing the protein MASDLNPSSGFSMATGIYYSKRDPIPIPPPHQHLDLTTYVFSHPHNTEIAIIDAQSNAQLSYRTLRHNVRALATGLQRLGIRKRDVVLIILPNIIHVPSIYLAIVSIGAILTTANPLNTEIEIRKQVADSNPVLAFAAPEFAHKARAAKLPVVLTQSTNLTANDSEYVATLHELFQSDVNNFQPVDIQQEDTATLLYSSGTTGKSKGVVATHRNHIAMVAGFVNSIDTQNIITLCTMPLFHVYGFFYSVSSVATGTKLVLMAKFDFAQMLANVERYKVTSLPVAPPIFVALTKSPIVTKYDLSSLKRIGSGGAPLGKETIDEFMALFPNIEVSQGYGLTESSGAVTFTSTGEEKKKYGTAGLLAANVEAKIVDVVSKKALPPNQRGELWLRGPTIMKGYFSNDEATATTLDSEGWLKTGDLCYFDEEGFLFVVDRIKELIKYKGYQVAPAELEELLLSNPEISDAAVIPYPDKEAGQIPMSFIVRKAGSKLNEEDVKSFVSKQVAPYKKIRRVAFVTSIPKSASGKILRKDLIQQTVTSSNL